A stretch of the Mesorhizobium huakuii genome encodes the following:
- a CDS encoding glycosyltransferase family 4 protein: MKIGIDARNLVPGLTGIGRYVVEMTRALVAAGHRPILYLPESPANGLGELVGADMRVAAFPGAAARMIWSQTALPRAAANDAVDVFWGPAHRLPFRLPAPMPRVVTIHDLVWAYAPETMRWQTWGAERAFVGAAVRRADAIVVDSNSTEGALRERYPSLEAPVTTIYPGYTRLVPGDIAAVRTRFGIDRPYLLFVGTLEPRKNLIRLLQAWASLGPQVRSGHLLVIAGGQGWHLGDLRSRLADLGISDQVRLTGYLDDTDLASLYAGARALTMPSLYEGFGFPILEANGFGVPVLTSNVSSMPEVAGEGALLVDPLSVRDLTAKLHQLLTDDRDLARRAATAKANAARFDWHLSARRLIAVFDQAIAKRKSR; this comes from the coding sequence ATGAAAATCGGAATCGACGCACGCAACCTTGTGCCTGGCCTCACGGGTATCGGCAGATACGTCGTCGAGATGACGCGGGCGCTGGTCGCGGCCGGACACCGACCAATTCTCTATCTGCCCGAGTCGCCGGCCAACGGCCTTGGTGAGCTCGTTGGAGCCGACATGCGTGTCGCGGCTTTCCCGGGCGCTGCCGCTCGCATGATCTGGTCGCAAACGGCGCTGCCACGCGCAGCGGCCAACGACGCGGTCGATGTCTTTTGGGGGCCGGCGCACCGGCTTCCCTTCCGTTTGCCGGCGCCGATGCCGCGGGTGGTCACAATTCATGACCTGGTTTGGGCCTATGCGCCCGAAACCATGCGTTGGCAGACATGGGGGGCGGAGCGTGCCTTTGTGGGCGCAGCAGTGCGCCGGGCTGATGCAATCGTCGTGGACTCGAATTCAACGGAGGGGGCGCTCCGGGAGAGGTACCCTAGCCTGGAAGCTCCAGTGACAACGATCTATCCCGGCTACACCCGCCTTGTGCCGGGCGACATTGCCGCCGTGCGCACGCGTTTTGGAATCGACCGGCCCTATCTGCTGTTTGTAGGGACCCTTGAGCCGCGCAAGAATCTCATTCGCCTTTTGCAGGCCTGGGCCAGCCTCGGCCCGCAGGTCCGTTCCGGACATCTGCTGGTTATCGCTGGTGGGCAGGGTTGGCACCTCGGCGATCTCCGATCTCGCCTGGCGGATCTCGGCATTTCCGACCAAGTGCGGCTCACCGGGTACCTGGATGACACCGATCTGGCATCGCTCTATGCTGGAGCTCGGGCGCTTACGATGCCGTCGCTCTATGAAGGGTTCGGCTTTCCCATTCTGGAGGCAAACGGTTTTGGGGTGCCGGTTCTGACCTCCAACGTCTCTTCAATGCCTGAAGTTGCCGGCGAAGGTGCCTTGCTGGTCGATCCGCTGTCAGTCCGCGATCTCACCGCAAAGCTGCATCAACTGCTTACCGACGATCGCGACCTTGCACGACGAGCCGCGACCGCCAAGGCCAATGCGGCGCGTTTCGACTGGCATCTCAGCGCAAGGCGTTTGATCGCGGTTTTCGATCAAGCCATTGCCAAGCGGAAAAGCCGCTGA
- a CDS encoding ABC transporter permease, translated as MLPTKTGVLAEAFADIRAALKKHHLATTFSWQDVAQRYRRSRVGAFWLTINMGVLIGALGFVFGTLFRTPMQEFLPYICVSLIFWGYISSSINEGCMAFIGAEGIILQVRMPLFTHVLRVQYRNAIILGHNILIYPLVLLAVARMPTWHVFLALPGFVILSLNLLWIMLILGVLCARYRDMTQVMQNLLQVVMYLTPVMWMTRTLPEGISRLLLDLNPFYHFLSVVRDPLLGELPSATSWMACIVFAIVGWTVALLLFGRYRHRIPYWL; from the coding sequence ATGCTGCCGACTAAAACGGGCGTCCTCGCAGAGGCCTTCGCCGACATAAGAGCCGCGCTGAAGAAACACCATCTGGCGACGACGTTCAGTTGGCAGGACGTGGCCCAGCGCTACCGGCGCTCGCGGGTCGGGGCGTTTTGGCTGACCATCAATATGGGCGTGCTGATCGGCGCGCTCGGATTCGTCTTTGGCACCCTCTTTCGCACGCCGATGCAGGAGTTTCTCCCCTACATTTGCGTCAGCCTGATCTTCTGGGGCTACATTTCGTCGTCGATCAACGAGGGATGCATGGCCTTTATCGGGGCCGAGGGCATCATCCTTCAGGTGCGCATGCCGCTGTTCACCCATGTGTTGCGCGTGCAGTACCGCAACGCCATCATTCTGGGCCACAACATTCTCATCTACCCGCTCGTCCTGCTGGCCGTCGCGCGCATGCCGACATGGCACGTTTTCCTGGCGCTGCCCGGCTTTGTCATTTTGTCGCTCAACCTGCTCTGGATCATGCTCATTTTGGGTGTGCTGTGCGCACGCTACCGCGACATGACGCAGGTGATGCAGAATCTCCTGCAGGTCGTGATGTACCTGACGCCGGTGATGTGGATGACGCGAACGCTGCCCGAGGGCATTTCAAGGTTGTTGCTGGACCTCAATCCCTTCTACCACTTCCTCAGTGTCGTGCGCGACCCGCTGTTGGGCGAGCTCCCGTCCGCAACGAGCTGGATGGCCTGCATCGTGTTTGCGATCGTTGGCTGGACGGTCGCCCTGTTGCTGTTCGGCCGTTATCGTCACCGCATCCCCTATTGGCTATGA
- a CDS encoding ABC transporter ATP-binding protein, with protein sequence MASIILAGVSVEFPVFNAASRSLKNRVLSVATGGAIDRRVDGHVIVRGLEDVSFCVNEGDRIGLIGHNGSGKTTLLRVLSGIYKPTSGSATIHGECVSLINISLGIDPEATGRENIRLRAAMMGMRPNELREQFDGIAEFTGLGDFLDMPFRTYSSGMQLRLAFSTSTAIRPEILVMDEWLSTGDEDFKHKADRRLREIVETTKILVLASHSRELLQKNCNRILWMDHGRVRMDGPTNEVLTAYFG encoded by the coding sequence ATGGCTTCCATCATACTGGCCGGCGTCTCGGTCGAATTCCCGGTCTTCAACGCGGCAAGCCGCTCGCTCAAGAATAGGGTGCTGAGTGTCGCCACGGGCGGCGCGATCGACCGTCGGGTCGATGGCCATGTCATCGTGCGCGGACTGGAGGATGTGAGCTTTTGCGTGAACGAGGGGGACCGGATCGGGCTCATCGGCCACAACGGCTCCGGCAAGACGACACTGCTGCGCGTGCTGTCGGGCATCTACAAGCCAACGAGCGGCTCGGCCACAATCCACGGTGAATGCGTATCGCTTATCAACATCTCGCTGGGGATCGACCCGGAAGCGACGGGCCGCGAGAACATCAGGCTGCGCGCGGCGATGATGGGCATGCGGCCGAACGAATTGCGCGAGCAATTCGATGGCATCGCCGAGTTCACCGGACTGGGCGATTTTCTGGACATGCCGTTCCGGACCTATTCGTCGGGCATGCAGCTACGCCTGGCGTTCTCGACCTCGACGGCGATCCGGCCGGAAATCCTGGTCATGGACGAATGGCTTTCGACGGGCGACGAGGACTTCAAGCACAAGGCCGACAGGCGGCTGCGCGAGATCGTGGAGACGACCAAGATACTTGTCCTTGCCAGCCACTCACGCGAGCTGCTTCAAAAGAATTGCAACCGCATCCTGTGGATGGATCATGGCCGTGTGCGCATGGATGGCCCCACCAATGAGGTTCTGACAGCCTATTTCGGTTGA
- a CDS encoding FkbM family methyltransferase translates to MTFISYAQNFEDVMLWRALKHIPQGFWIEVGAAHPDEYSVTRAFSDHGWCGINIEANPPHVARIVGARPRDVTLGIAAGASAGNVPFFEVVGTGMSTMDRVIAEQHRLAGYEIREHEVPSRTLASICAEYAPADIHFLKIDVEGAERDVLAGSDWTSHRPWIVLVEATKPNSQEQNHLKWEPLLLAANYRFVWFDGLNRFYIAAEFWDELAPAFAAPPNIFDDFVCATDAEHLNRIVGAETRAGQTEERAGQAAAHAAQADTRGSSSEEILHEQTRTRHSRGGEWPRESEHRASAGVVRQDRPFILAYQAARSAKFS, encoded by the coding sequence TTGACCTTCATTTCATACGCTCAGAATTTTGAAGATGTTATGCTTTGGCGAGCGCTCAAGCATATTCCACAAGGGTTCTGGATTGAGGTAGGCGCCGCGCACCCGGACGAATACTCTGTTACGCGGGCCTTTAGCGATCATGGCTGGTGTGGGATCAATATCGAGGCCAATCCACCTCATGTGGCGCGCATCGTGGGCGCGCGCCCACGCGATGTAACTTTGGGTATCGCAGCCGGCGCCAGTGCGGGGAACGTGCCTTTCTTTGAGGTGGTCGGCACTGGCATGTCGACGATGGACCGGGTCATCGCCGAACAGCATCGTTTGGCCGGATACGAGATCCGGGAGCACGAGGTTCCGTCGCGGACACTGGCTTCTATCTGCGCCGAGTATGCTCCCGCAGATATCCATTTCCTGAAAATCGACGTTGAAGGGGCAGAACGTGATGTTCTGGCCGGATCTGATTGGACGAGCCATCGACCTTGGATCGTCCTGGTTGAGGCGACGAAGCCGAATTCGCAGGAGCAAAACCACCTGAAGTGGGAACCGCTACTTCTCGCTGCGAACTACCGGTTCGTGTGGTTCGACGGTTTGAACCGCTTCTACATTGCCGCAGAATTCTGGGACGAATTGGCGCCGGCATTCGCGGCGCCACCGAACATATTTGACGACTTTGTTTGCGCAACCGACGCGGAACACCTCAACAGGATCGTCGGTGCCGAGACGCGGGCCGGGCAGACGGAAGAGCGAGCGGGACAGGCGGCGGCGCATGCTGCGCAAGCCGACACGCGCGGTTCGTCATCCGAGGAAATATTGCATGAACAAACTCGAACGCGTCATAGTCGCGGTGGCGAGTGGCCGCGTGAATCGGAGCATCGAGCTTCTGCCGGTGTCGTCAGACAAGACCGCCCATTCATTCTGGCCTATCAGGCTGCGCGATCAGCCAAATTCAGTTGA
- a CDS encoding glycosyltransferase, with the protein MAASIMNQYRNFEERFRGDRESILHTFSVYLPLLDVIHSESDADPTALDLGSGRGEWCNLLKGRGWLCTGVENNPTMIAEAESKNFVSINADALEFVRNTKNESYDVVTAFHLIEHLQSEYIMELLEQINRILKPGGIIIVETPNPENLAVATWAFHMDPTHVRPIPPPLMVYYAELAGFRANRILRLNGKPAAENFGPIQSLINTLFSLGPDYALVALKQSGLDTARKLKFESYCASIPQQGPADMRRLMQLAEEADAVHARFKGVEHALEENRRDHALKDIAVEKFIIEQMEMNHVIHSHLQEIKSRLSNINLSWMVTEALQRVQRQSRSSAKRILYKSKNILKTHPRLWHHLDRSIRCFPILHRYLARVSSYPPLIEAYLTLLEKGFLIDFPDVTAKGIENLTERSIKFIGHFNGTYSLAYINRNLAEKMYSLGLARINIVPFHGRREDAISTPNDTSTAALTRMMQDGFADESYITLVHHFPVLDRSADDKRAYIMFFWEESSIPFGTIEKLNGYDAVVAPSRFVMKTLQDNGCRRPIVLAPPPVVDIPAAEPKSLRVSGVINLLHISSCFPRKGVDLLLSAFDIVSRNHDIRLTIKTFPNEHNNVDQLILDIVAPEFRNNIRVIFDDYTTLQMQELYDQSDAIVLPSRGEGLNLPAIEAGLRYLPVVATGFGGQADFLSDENSWRIPFHFVPSSSHLSSGASFWVEPDQKALASILDDLISDLGAGGSRSQRRAQLLFDRVSQLYASDDAAKHFLGAINRIEEIEDGFKRPLGLTVVSTWREPCGIADYSDRLIGALHLKDVSIVGPKNKVGETHSSTSDEDVRVTREWLKNAPRSEFSSADIKLWKEVIWFQHHFAFYEIDRELLLTVKELKALGRVVFITLHTSRPILQFDSARRSTVVETLRLFDRVIVHTVTDLNNLGQCGLGHNVTVMPQGIPYRGNTRPAERLTRRIGSFGFLYQHKNVRALIEGFAKFIAARHDGEQFRLCLLNAVRTDSNSEEELENCKKMIRTMGLEDQVELYPDYLEEAKVEEMLSECDLVVLPYLDNPESSSAAVRTALAACAFVATSPAHLFDEVRGITIGLNGFAPSSIATALREFYDDPRGSNLENIAKRRLEWVEENSWERIGQRSLAMMLGVRAEV; encoded by the coding sequence ATGGCAGCCAGCATCATGAACCAGTATCGCAATTTTGAGGAGCGATTCAGAGGAGACCGGGAATCCATCCTACACACATTTTCCGTGTATCTGCCGCTCTTGGACGTCATTCATTCCGAGAGCGATGCCGATCCAACTGCGCTTGATCTCGGCTCCGGAAGAGGAGAATGGTGCAATCTTTTGAAAGGTAGGGGATGGCTGTGCACTGGGGTCGAGAACAATCCCACGATGATCGCGGAGGCTGAAAGCAAAAACTTTGTATCAATTAACGCGGATGCTCTCGAATTTGTCAGAAACACGAAGAATGAGAGCTACGATGTCGTTACAGCCTTTCATCTGATTGAGCATCTCCAAAGCGAATATATCATGGAGTTGCTTGAGCAGATTAATAGAATACTGAAACCCGGTGGGATTATCATTGTTGAGACGCCAAACCCAGAGAATCTCGCTGTCGCAACTTGGGCGTTCCACATGGATCCAACCCATGTTAGGCCGATACCGCCACCGTTAATGGTCTACTACGCCGAGCTTGCTGGCTTCAGGGCGAACAGGATTCTTAGACTCAACGGCAAACCAGCCGCCGAAAATTTTGGCCCTATCCAATCGTTGATAAACACACTGTTTAGCTTGGGGCCCGATTATGCGCTGGTTGCGTTGAAACAGTCGGGCCTAGATACAGCCAGAAAATTGAAATTTGAATCGTATTGCGCATCTATTCCGCAGCAAGGACCCGCTGACATGCGACGTCTCATGCAATTGGCGGAAGAAGCCGATGCGGTTCATGCTCGTTTTAAAGGTGTTGAACATGCACTAGAGGAGAACAGGCGTGACCATGCACTAAAAGACATCGCGGTGGAGAAATTTATAATTGAACAGATGGAAATGAATCATGTGATACATTCGCACTTGCAGGAAATAAAGAGCAGGTTGTCAAATATTAACCTCTCCTGGATGGTCACGGAGGCTCTCCAAAGAGTGCAACGTCAATCTCGATCGTCGGCAAAGAGAATTTTGTATAAGAGTAAAAATATATTAAAAACTCACCCGCGCTTGTGGCATCATCTTGACAGGTCAATTAGGTGTTTTCCGATCCTCCACCGCTATCTAGCGCGCGTATCGTCCTACCCTCCTTTGATCGAAGCATATCTAACACTTTTGGAAAAAGGCTTCCTGATTGACTTTCCCGATGTGACGGCCAAAGGGATCGAAAATTTAACTGAACGATCCATAAAATTTATTGGCCATTTCAACGGAACATACAGCCTCGCCTATATCAACCGCAATTTGGCTGAGAAGATGTATTCGCTTGGGCTGGCACGGATCAATATCGTCCCATTTCATGGACGACGTGAGGACGCTATTTCGACCCCCAACGATACATCGACGGCGGCTCTCACGCGCATGATGCAGGATGGGTTTGCCGACGAATCCTATATTACCCTTGTTCATCATTTTCCGGTGCTGGACCGCTCGGCTGACGACAAGCGCGCCTATATCATGTTTTTCTGGGAGGAATCGTCAATCCCGTTCGGAACAATCGAAAAGCTGAATGGCTACGACGCCGTTGTCGCTCCGTCTCGCTTCGTAATGAAAACGCTGCAGGACAACGGCTGTCGTAGGCCAATCGTATTGGCGCCACCGCCCGTCGTGGATATTCCGGCCGCAGAACCGAAATCCCTTCGGGTGTCAGGGGTAATCAATCTTCTACACATCTCTTCCTGCTTTCCCAGGAAAGGTGTCGATCTTCTTCTGTCAGCGTTCGACATCGTTTCGAGAAATCATGACATTCGCTTGACTATAAAAACATTTCCCAACGAGCATAATAATGTCGATCAGCTCATTCTAGACATCGTGGCTCCCGAATTCCGAAATAATATTCGCGTCATTTTTGATGATTATACGACTCTGCAAATGCAGGAACTTTACGATCAATCAGATGCGATAGTCCTGCCATCTAGGGGCGAAGGTTTGAATTTGCCGGCCATCGAAGCGGGACTTCGTTATCTTCCTGTGGTTGCAACCGGTTTCGGTGGACAAGCGGATTTTCTATCCGATGAGAACAGCTGGCGGATTCCCTTTCACTTCGTTCCCTCCTCGTCGCACTTATCCAGCGGTGCATCATTTTGGGTTGAACCTGACCAAAAGGCATTAGCCTCTATACTCGACGACCTGATCAGCGATCTTGGCGCGGGAGGAAGCCGCTCGCAGCGACGGGCGCAACTGCTGTTCGACCGGGTGAGCCAGCTTTATGCTTCGGACGATGCAGCCAAGCATTTTTTAGGCGCAATTAACAGAATTGAGGAGATAGAGGACGGTTTTAAGCGACCGCTTGGTTTGACGGTGGTATCGACTTGGCGTGAGCCATGCGGGATCGCAGATTACTCGGATCGTTTGATCGGCGCTTTACATCTTAAAGATGTTTCAATTGTCGGCCCAAAAAATAAAGTTGGGGAAACCCATTCCTCTACATCGGACGAGGATGTGAGAGTGACAAGAGAATGGTTAAAAAACGCCCCAAGATCTGAATTTTCCAGCGCGGATATCAAATTATGGAAAGAAGTTATTTGGTTTCAACATCATTTTGCCTTTTACGAGATTGATAGAGAGCTACTATTAACTGTCAAGGAGCTTAAAGCCTTAGGGAGGGTTGTTTTCATCACGCTGCATACTTCGCGGCCAATTCTACAATTTGATTCTGCGCGACGGAGCACTGTTGTAGAGACCCTGAGGCTTTTTGATCGAGTCATCGTGCATACAGTGACTGACCTCAACAATTTGGGTCAATGCGGGCTGGGTCACAACGTGACAGTCATGCCGCAGGGCATTCCATATCGCGGCAACACCCGCCCTGCAGAGAGATTGACCAGGCGGATCGGATCCTTTGGCTTCTTGTACCAACACAAGAATGTGAGGGCATTAATCGAGGGGTTTGCGAAATTTATCGCGGCCCGACACGATGGCGAACAATTCAGGCTGTGTCTGCTGAATGCTGTTCGCACGGATTCCAATTCGGAGGAGGAACTTGAAAATTGCAAGAAAATGATAAGAACCATGGGTCTTGAAGATCAAGTAGAGCTGTACCCGGATTACCTTGAAGAAGCGAAGGTTGAGGAAATGCTTTCGGAGTGCGACTTGGTCGTACTTCCCTACTTGGATAATCCAGAATCTTCCAGCGCCGCTGTCAGGACCGCTTTGGCTGCCTGCGCGTTTGTAGCCACATCCCCTGCACACCTGTTCGATGAGGTTCGCGGGATAACTATCGGGTTGAACGGCTTCGCCCCCTCGAGTATTGCAACCGCCTTACGTGAATTCTATGACGATCCCAGAGGGTCCAATCTCGAGAATATCGCCAAGCGTCGATTGGAGTGGGTGGAAGAGAACAGTTGGGAACGGATAGGGCAACGCTCATTGGCGATGATGCTAGGCGTCAGAGCCGAGGTCTGA
- a CDS encoding nucleoside-diphosphate sugar epimerase/dehydratase, which produces MTSYVKAVSGSRPKMRRAFIMVQDMAMVLVAVALSLVLSRSDLSFDAFSYEGFVTWAGVVLISHLLFRYCGLYTTIWRFASTPDFFNILKSCAILTVVLYTVSLMSRFLQPVAGLNERQFIVFFLVSFTIISAPRLFYRFLRDGASWGILTQKANKTQARRALFVGRLGEADLIIRFTRTAEPADYSIAGIMATERGAPLGTRIQGVPVVASRPRLIDVLEDYAAGTKSIDLLIFGSGVEHEIEEYSELVRVARHGGIAVAQFSRLSQLGQEGKIVLDEVEMETILRRPTVPSDIERIGAFVGGRRVLVTGGAGSIGRTLVKRSLELGAGAVLVADNSEFGIFQLSQYVDEKDHDRLKVRIVDVADRRQMTRVVTEFKPDIIFHAAALKHVPLLEENWESAIQTNVFGTLVCAEVAAKCGVPQFLLISSDKAVDPTSVLGITKRAAEQLVSSLHESHAIAADGRRSGTKFIAVRFGNVFGSNGSVATIFQAQIEAGGPVTITDRRMTRYFMTVAEAVDLVIMAAADAQSRNGKDDYAIYMLDMGKPVPILEVAETMIRMAGKTPYADIPIRFTGIRPGEKLHETLQGANEEVVTLDIAKIFGLRTDVVAWPVVQAALAALQAAMKNQDKASALAVLAELHRPETSAPDTRQEAGSRTVGQAG; this is translated from the coding sequence ATGACTTCCTATGTAAAAGCCGTATCCGGAAGTCGGCCGAAGATGCGGCGCGCCTTCATCATGGTCCAGGATATGGCCATGGTCCTGGTCGCGGTGGCGCTTAGTCTCGTCCTCTCCAGGTCAGACCTTTCGTTCGATGCATTCTCCTACGAAGGCTTTGTCACCTGGGCAGGGGTCGTTCTCATCAGCCACCTGCTGTTCCGATATTGTGGTCTCTACACCACGATCTGGCGCTTTGCCTCGACCCCGGACTTTTTCAACATTCTGAAGAGCTGCGCAATTCTGACGGTTGTGCTTTATACCGTTTCGCTGATGTCTCGTTTCCTCCAGCCTGTGGCTGGCCTCAACGAGCGCCAATTCATCGTCTTCTTCCTCGTTTCCTTCACCATCATATCGGCGCCTCGGCTGTTCTACCGATTTCTTCGCGACGGCGCGAGCTGGGGCATCCTCACCCAGAAGGCCAACAAAACGCAGGCCAGGCGGGCGCTGTTCGTCGGTCGGCTTGGCGAGGCCGACCTGATCATCCGCTTCACGCGCACGGCAGAGCCGGCCGACTATTCCATCGCCGGCATCATGGCGACCGAACGCGGCGCGCCGTTGGGCACACGGATTCAAGGTGTTCCCGTGGTGGCGTCCCGGCCGCGTCTGATCGATGTGCTCGAGGACTACGCCGCCGGCACCAAGAGCATCGACCTGCTTATTTTCGGCAGCGGCGTCGAGCATGAGATCGAGGAATATTCCGAGCTTGTGCGCGTCGCCCGCCATGGCGGCATAGCCGTCGCGCAGTTCTCGAGGCTTTCGCAACTGGGGCAGGAGGGAAAGATCGTTCTCGACGAAGTCGAGATGGAGACGATCCTGCGCCGTCCGACGGTGCCGTCCGATATCGAACGCATCGGTGCCTTTGTCGGCGGCAGGCGCGTCCTGGTGACCGGAGGCGCCGGGTCTATCGGCCGCACACTGGTCAAGCGGTCGCTGGAGCTGGGGGCAGGGGCGGTGCTGGTCGCCGACAATTCCGAGTTCGGCATCTTCCAGTTGAGCCAGTATGTCGACGAGAAGGACCATGATCGCCTGAAGGTCCGTATTGTCGATGTCGCGGATCGGCGCCAGATGACCCGTGTCGTCACGGAATTCAAACCGGACATCATCTTCCATGCCGCGGCGCTCAAGCACGTTCCGCTGCTCGAGGAAAACTGGGAATCGGCCATTCAGACCAATGTTTTCGGCACGCTTGTCTGCGCTGAGGTTGCCGCCAAATGCGGCGTCCCGCAGTTCCTGCTCATCTCGAGCGACAAGGCCGTGGATCCGACCTCGGTGCTTGGCATCACCAAGAGAGCCGCCGAGCAGCTCGTCAGCTCTCTGCACGAAAGCCATGCAATTGCGGCGGATGGGCGCCGTTCCGGCACCAAGTTCATAGCCGTGCGGTTCGGCAACGTGTTTGGCTCCAATGGTTCGGTGGCGACCATCTTCCAAGCACAGATCGAAGCCGGCGGCCCAGTCACGATTACCGATCGGCGCATGACGCGTTATTTCATGACGGTGGCGGAAGCTGTCGACCTCGTCATCATGGCCGCCGCCGACGCACAGTCGCGTAACGGCAAGGACGACTATGCCATCTACATGCTCGACATGGGCAAGCCCGTGCCGATTCTGGAAGTCGCGGAAACCATGATCCGCATGGCCGGCAAGACGCCTTATGCGGATATCCCGATCCGCTTCACCGGCATCAGGCCCGGCGAGAAGCTGCATGAGACGCTGCAGGGCGCCAATGAGGAGGTCGTCACGCTCGACATCGCCAAGATCTTCGGTCTCAGGACCGATGTCGTGGCGTGGCCGGTGGTTCAGGCCGCACTGGCTGCGCTGCAGGCGGCAATGAAGAACCAGGACAAGGCTTCCGCCCTTGCCGTGTTGGCGGAACTCCATCGGCCGGAGACATCAGCGCCCGACACGCGGCAGGAAGCTGGTTCGAGAACAGTCGGGCAAGCAGGTTAG
- a CDS encoding sugar transferase, whose amino-acid sequence MAVNGLKRAFDLVATVLLLVVTSPVLLLCVLAVRASSPGPVIFSQTRVGRDGALFRCHKLRTMVQGTPSLPSHEAPANAVTAVGRTLRKFKLDELPQFWNVLKGEMSLVGPRPCLPTQTELIESRRRLGVLAARPGITGMAQIRGIDMSNPQLLAETDAAYLKAASFWLDLRILFGTLYRNGGD is encoded by the coding sequence ATGGCCGTGAACGGACTGAAGCGAGCCTTCGATCTCGTCGCGACAGTCCTGTTGTTGGTGGTGACGTCGCCTGTTCTGTTGCTCTGCGTCCTTGCCGTGCGGGCATCGTCGCCTGGTCCGGTGATTTTTTCGCAAACGCGGGTCGGCCGCGATGGTGCGTTGTTTCGCTGCCACAAATTGCGGACGATGGTTCAGGGAACGCCGTCCTTGCCCTCACACGAAGCGCCGGCCAATGCCGTGACCGCGGTCGGAAGGACCTTGCGGAAATTCAAGCTCGATGAGCTGCCGCAATTCTGGAATGTCCTCAAGGGCGAGATGAGCCTGGTCGGGCCGCGCCCTTGTCTGCCGACACAGACGGAATTGATCGAGAGTCGCAGGCGGCTGGGGGTTTTGGCAGCACGTCCAGGCATTACCGGCATGGCCCAGATCAGGGGCATCGACATGTCGAACCCGCAGCTTCTGGCCGAAACGGATGCAGCCTATCTCAAGGCGGCGTCGTTCTGGCTCGATCTTCGCATCCTGTTTGGAACGCTCTATCGCAACGGCGGCGATTGA
- a CDS encoding NAD-dependent epimerase/dehydratase family protein gives MKVLVTGATGFIGRQVVSQLLKAGAELRLASRHPDRLGPGHDAVQMPGFDAPTAAFLALTRDVTDVVHCAGLNSDEGSATDADFRAANADLSARLAQVAAEQASGRFIQLSSIRAVIGARVSATIDADTIPDPKCAYGRSKREAEIRVLDAYASHGRSDAAVLQLPPVYGTGMKGNLATLMRLADTALPLPTGALTGTRSLLSSQSAAGAVWHLLSHSGPLRPIYIAGDVPPVTIADIVGAFRSGLRRPTRLMAVPAGPLRAAAILLGKRTSWDSLTATQICDPSLLVSEGWLPETGTLERLAETARLGTAQSPPLR, from the coding sequence ATGAAAGTCCTGGTCACAGGCGCGACGGGCTTTATCGGCCGTCAGGTGGTCAGCCAGCTTCTAAAGGCCGGCGCCGAGCTTCGCCTCGCGTCCCGCCACCCGGACAGGCTTGGCCCCGGACATGACGCCGTGCAGATGCCCGGTTTCGATGCGCCGACGGCTGCCTTCCTGGCGTTGACCAGGGACGTTACGGATGTCGTTCATTGCGCGGGTCTGAACAGTGATGAAGGCAGCGCCACCGACGCCGATTTTCGCGCGGCCAATGCGGATTTGAGCGCAAGGCTGGCTCAAGTGGCGGCCGAACAGGCAAGCGGACGGTTCATCCAGCTCTCCTCGATCCGGGCCGTGATCGGCGCGCGCGTCAGTGCAACGATCGACGCGGACACGATACCCGATCCGAAATGCGCCTATGGGCGCTCGAAGCGCGAAGCAGAGATCAGGGTGCTGGACGCCTATGCGTCGCATGGCCGTTCCGACGCCGCCGTGCTGCAGCTGCCTCCGGTCTACGGAACCGGCATGAAAGGGAACCTGGCGACACTGATGCGCCTGGCCGACACGGCTCTGCCGCTGCCGACGGGCGCACTGACGGGAACCCGCTCGCTGCTGTCATCGCAATCGGCGGCAGGCGCGGTGTGGCATCTGCTCAGCCATTCGGGGCCGCTGCGCCCGATCTATATTGCCGGCGATGTGCCGCCGGTTACGATCGCTGACATCGTCGGCGCCTTTCGCAGCGGTTTGCGACGGCCGACGCGCCTGATGGCCGTGCCGGCCGGGCCGTTGCGGGCAGCCGCGATCCTGCTGGGCAAGCGGACGTCCTGGGACAGCTTGACCGCGACACAGATATGCGACCCTTCCCTGCTCGTATCGGAAGGCTGGCTGCCGGAAACCGGCACGCTGGAGCGGCTGGCCGAGACAGCGCGTCTCGGAACCGCTCAATCGCCGCCGTTGCGATAG